The Vibrio marisflavi CECT 7928 region TTCATTTGCTCCAATAGATTAGATAAACGCTAACTTTATCCAATAAACACGATTTTAAACCAGTAAAAGAAATTTCTCTCGGTTGATAGCATAGGTTTTAAGTATTTTACCTAAATTTACAAATGCTTGGGAAGTTGGAGTGATGTGAGTGTTAGAGTTGTTATTCAAATTTACTGCTCTACCCAAAAAGGACAATTTAAGTCACCATTTGTTTGACGGTGCGTCGAGAGAACATGTATAGCTTGGTGTTATAGCATATGTGTCGATGTTATATTGTTTCAATTGATTGAGGCTTTTAACATTGAATTCAATACGATAAAGTTAAGATTTTTTGTTTCCAATACGAAACTTAGTGATGTTAACTCAGTTTTATGCAAAAAGCTGATATGCAAATTTGATTTCACGCCTGCACGTATTAGTATTTCACATAATAAATATTACAAAAACGTGTGTTGGCAAAATGAAACTACAAGATAGTTACCTACCTATTCTCTCTGCACAAATTCAATGTATTAATGAGCAACTTGACGGAGTAAAAAACGAACGCCTTTCTCTTATTCCCACTGCTGTCGATTACCGAATCGAAAAAATAGCAAGGGAAATCGAACGCCCACAGCCTGCGGCCATACTATTTCAAGGCCAAGGAGATGCTTGTCATGTATTTCTAAATGGCTATCAATCTTTCTTTTTCACGGAGTGATTGGGTCACGATTAGAAGAGGCGTACAAAAAAAGTAAACAAAGTGACGGGCTCTACTTAAAAACTATCTAAGTAACTGATATAACGTGCTTGGCTATTTAAACAAGGCAGGTTATCAAGTGAACTACGATAAAGAGTATGATGTTAACGGCATCGTCCAGTTTGACGCAGCAACGGAACTACTAAAACTTATTCCAACTAATGCTAAGCGTGTGCTTGACGTTGGTTGTGGTTCCGGTCGCGTGACTAGCAGGATTCAAGATTACACTAGCGCTGAAAAGTTACTGGCGATCGATCAATCTCAGCAGATGATCCATGAAGCAAGCCTTGCATATTCGCATACCTCTATAAGCTTCACACATTGTCCGATAGAAAGTTTTAATGACGGTTTTCAAGAAAATGGGACTGCGGGTTTTGATTTAGTTACTTCGAACTCTTCGTTTCAGTGGTTTAGAGACCATACACTAGCACTAAAAAATATTCGCAATTCATTATCTGATAAAGGAAGATTTGTTGTTCAAACACCATGTCGGGAAAACTGGTGTCCGACAATTGTGAATATGATCGAACGATTTTTCTCTGAATGCCATCCAGAACTGAAACCGTATCACCATTTTCCGTGTATGCATTTGGAAGACGTTGAGTCATACCAACAATTATTCGAAGAAAATGGCTTCGAAGTCACTGATATTTACATGAAAGAGTTTCAGTACAATTTATCGCCGAGTGATTTTGTTCGTGTGTTCAAATCGGGCGCTTATAAAGTTTATAGCTATCAAGAGTGGTTCACTACAGAGTTACCTAAAAGATATTCGACCGACTTACTTACCTATGTTGAGAGGTTTGCGAAAAGCCAAGATCAAATATCAATTACGATGCCAAGGGTGTTTGCTTCTATGGTCAAAGCGTTCTAAATCAGAAAGCGAATAATGTGCTTGGCTTATGGTACAATTCGCGCAGTTTTTTGTAGTTAACAATTGGATAAAGCGTGACATCCTCTCAATCAGACAATAATCGCCCGTCTTCTTCAAAGCCAGTCAAGAAAAACAATGATATGGCTTCTCTTCGTAGTGCGCTAAATGAATGTATGCTCCGCGACCGCTTTCGTTTGAGTAAACGGATTCAAGGCGCTAGCAAGATTAAAAAGCCTGAAGCAAAAGCAGCAGTTTTTGATGAAATCGCGTTAGACATAGCTAAATCGATCTCTGAGGCTGAAACTAGAGGTGCGACGAAACATTTCATTGATTACCCGGCAATATTACCAGTCAGCCAAAAGAAACAGGATATTGCTGACGCTATCAGCAACAATCAAGTTGTGATCATTGCAGGTGAAACCGGCTCGGGTAAAACGACTCAGATCCCTAAGATTTGCGTTGAACTGGGACGTGGGAAATACGGCTTAATTGGCCATACTCAGCCCCGGCGCTTAGCGGCTCGATCGGTTGCTAATCGTATTGCAGAAGAAATGAAATGTTCACTTGGTAGTTCGGTTGGTTACAAAGTACGTTTTAACGATCAGGTTTCTGAGTCCACACAAGTCAAATTAATGACAGATGGCATACTGTTAGCGGAGATCCAACACGATAGATACTTAAATCAGTATGATACGATTATTATCGATGAGGCTCATGAGCGTAGTTTAAATATTGATTTTATTCTAGGTTATCTAAAAGAGCTGATGCCAAGAAGACCAGATCTAAAAATCATCATAACCTCGGCAACCATTGACCCAGAGCGCTTTTCTAAACACTTCAAAAATGCGCCCATTATTGAGGTTTCTGGGCGAACTTATCCAGTTGAAACTCGATATAAACCTCTCAAAGGTGAAGATGATTCCGATCGTGATCAATTGGAAGGAATTTTTGACGCTGTTGACGAGTTATGTGATGAAGGGCTAGGCGACATCCTGATTTTCATGAACGGAGAGCGTGAGATTCGAGATACAGCAGATGCACTGTCAAAACGAAACTTGAGAGATACAGAGATAGTACCTCTATACGCTAGGCTATCTGCGGGTGAGCAAAATAAAATATTTCAGCCTCACTCAGGGCGTCGTATCGTTCTTGCTACAAACGTTGCCGAAACCTCATTGACAGTACCGGGAATCAAATATGTTATTGACCCGGGGACAGCGCGAATTAGCCGCTATAGTTACCGAACTAAAGTTCAGCGATTACCGATAGAGCCTATCTCTCAAGCCAGTGCGAATCAGCGTAAAGGTCGTTGTGGTCGTGTAGAGGAGGGGATCTGTATCCGCCTCTATTCCGAGGAGGACTTTGAATCTAGGCCAGAATTTACCGATCCTGAAATACTCAGAACTAACTTAGCATCTGTTATTTTACAGATGACGTCGATTGGTTTGGGAGATATCCAAGCGTTCCCGTTTGTTGAAGCTCCTGACAACAAAAACATCCAAGATGGTGTGCGTCTACTGGAAGAGCTAGGGGCTATTTCTGCAACGAAAGGCTCTGATACAAAGAGTAAATCTCAACATAAGTTAACTTCTACGGGGCGCCAGCTTGCTCGCTTACCGATAGATCCGCGATTAGCTAGAATGGTCATTGAAGCGCCAAAATATGGCTGCTTAAAAGAAATCATGGTCATCACTTCAGCACTTTCTATACAAGATCCAAGAGAGAGGCCTTCAGATAAGCAGCAGTCATCGGACGACAAACATCGTCGCTTTTTCCACGAAGACTCGGATTTTATGACCTTTGTTAACTTGTGGAATTACTTGCAGAAACAACAGAAAGAGTTGTCTGGAAACCAATTCCGTAAGCAATGTAAACAAGAGTATTTGAACTACCTACGAGTGCGTGAGTGGCAAGATGTGTACTTTCAAATACATCAGGTTGTCCGCGAACTCAATTTCAAAATGAACGATGAAGCAGGGAGCTACGACGGCATTCATTGCTCGTTACTGGTTGGCCTTTTATCTCATATTGGCCTAAAAGATCAGGAAAAAAATCACTACCTTGGGGCTAGAAATGCGCGATTCCATATTTTTCCAGCCTCTGGATTGTTTAAAAAACAACCTAAGTGGGTGATGTCGGCAGAGCTTGTCGAGACATCGAAGTTGTGGGGACGAATTATTGCTAAGATTCAACCAGAGTGGGTTGAGCCTTTGGCAAAGCATTTAATCAAGCGAAGTCATAGTGAGCCACACTGGTCTAAAAAGCGTGCTGCAGTCATGGCTTATGAAAAAGTGATGCTCTATGGGATCCCGATTGTTGCTAAGAGATTGGTTAACTATGGCAACATTGATGCTGCGACCAGCCGCGAAATATTTTTACGCAGTGCGTTAGTAGAAGGGGAGTGGGAAACGAAACACTCTTTTTTCAAACAAAACCGTAAGTTGCTACAAGAAGTCGAAGAGTTGGAGCATAAGTCTCGTCGTAGAGACATATTGGTCGATGATGAAGAGTTGTTCCAGTTTTACGATCAACGTGTTAGCACAGAAGTAGTATCAGGGCGTCATTTTGATACTTGGTGGAAAAAAGCCAGTAAAGAGAACAAGGAGCTGCTGAACTTTGAAAAAGAAATGCTTTTCAAAGGCGATGCAAGCCACGTTACAGAGCTAGATTATCCAAATTTCTGGCACCAAAATGGTCTCAAACTAAAGCTTAGCTATCAGTTTGAGCCGGGTGATGACAGTGACGGCGTCACGGTTCATATTCCATTGCCAATTTTAAACCAAGTAGAACCCGCAGGCTTTGATTGGCAGATCCCCGGTTTACGTCATGAATTGGTAGTCTGTTTAATTAAATCGTTGCCGAAGCCTGTGCGAAAAAACTTTGTACCAGCGCCAAATTATGCCGATGCTTTTATTGCGAAAGCTACTCCTCTTGAGGCTCCGCTGTTAGATAGCTTAGAAAAAGAGTTGCGTCGTATGACGGGGGTTGAAGTCATGCGAGAGGACTGGAACTTTGAGCAAGTACCAGAGCATCTAAAAGTAACATTTAGAGCTGTTGACCATCGCAATAGAAAGCTTAAAGAGAACAAGGATCTATTTGAGTTAAAAGAAAGCTTGAAAGACAAAGTTCAAGAAACATTGTCAAAAGTTGCCGATGACGATATAGAGCAAAAAGGTTTGAGTACATGGAGTTTTGGCGAGCTACCTAAAGTTTATACTCAGAAACGTGGTGGATATGACGTAAAAGCTTACCCAGCGATCGTAGATGGAAAAGATAGCGTGGAAGTTAAGCTTTTTGAGACTGAGCATGAGCAGCTTTTAGAAATGAAAGCTGGTCAAAGAAGGTTGATTCTACTTAACGTTCCATCGCCGATTAAATACCTGCATGCTAACTTGCCGAACAAATCTAAGCTCGGCCTGTACTTTAACCCATATGGTAAAGTGCTTGATCTTATTGATGATTGTATTGCTTGTGGTATCGACAAGCTGATAGAGGAAAAAGGCGGCCTCGTTTGGTTACCGGAAGAGTTCGAACAACTAAAAGAGCATGTTAGAGCAGAGCTGAATGAGACGGTCGTCGACATTGCAAAGCAGGTTGAAACGGTCCTTACCACAGCTTTTCAGATAAACAAAAAGTTGAAAGGGAAAATCGACTTTACCATGGCGTTTGCGCTTTCTGACATAAAAGCGCAAATAGAAGGGCTGATATTTAAAGGGTTTGCAACTCAATCTGGCTGGAGAAAACTTCCTGATATTCTTCGCTATTTGAAAGCTGTTGAGAAAAGGATGGAGAAGCTGCCGATTGATCCGAATAAAGATCGCTTACATATGCTCAAGATTGAAGCTGTGGCAAACGATTACCGCGAGCTACAAAATAAAATTCCTAAAGGAGTCGCGGTTCCTGAAAATGTCAAAGCGATTCGATGGATGTTGGAAGAACTGAGAGTGAGTTACTTTGCTCAACAGCTGGGTACGCCATATCCAATATCGGATAAACGGATCAAAATCGCAATTGAAGAGTGTTAACCCAATAACAACCCTCAAAAGGCATAATATTTGCTTGCTTGACTAGTAGCACTAAATTTTGACGGAAGACGGCAATCACGAATAACCAAAACGTATTGCCCAAAAAATACTAGAGGGTTAATTATGAAAAAAACACTTCTTGCATTAGCGTTGCTTGGGTGTTCAGCGACAGCGTCAGCAGAGTCATTAATATATGGTGGGGTCGATGTCGGTTCTTCCGATTTAGGTGGTGACAGTTCTACATCGTACGGTGTTCATGTTGGTACCAGCTTGAGTATGATCCCATTTCTGGGTTTGGAAGCGGGTTACCAAGACTTTGGTAAGTTCGATAGCTCTAACTATGACAATACCTCTGGCGAGTTGAAGGCAAACACTAAATATATTGCTCTTCGTCCTAGCTTAGAGTTAGGGCCACTGCAAGTTTATGCTAAGGCTGGATTGCATGACTATGAAATTGAAGCGACGAGTGGCAGTTACAATCAAAGCGAAGTCGATGGTTTTTATGGAATTGGGGCGAAATATTCCATTATGGGTCCATTGACTGTTGGGGCGAGTTACAACAACTTCAACTTCAAAAATGCCGATATGAAGTCTTATAACGTCAGCTTGTCTTTCCATTTCTTATAGACTTTAAGTGATAAAACGCAAAAACCGCACACCGATTTGATATTGGAGTGCGGTTTTTTATTGGCTTCTACGTTGACTAGCTAGTTGCCAGTACAGGTGTTGATTCAGTGTTTTCTAGCTTAGAAAGAATCAAACTTTCAGCATTGTGCATTGCCTCTTTGGTACCTACATCAATGCTTGGTAGGTGAGCAAATCGTTCTTTGTCTTTGATGGCGACATCATGGGCAAAGATAACAAATTGCGCGCCAGCAACATCGGCCTTACTAATCTTATTGTTGGTTCCATTGGCACCTTGTGTTTCTACCTTTATTTTAACGCCCAGTTGATAAGCTGCTTTTTCAAGGCATTTAGCGGCTAAGAAAGTATGTGCTACGCCGGAAGGACATGCTGTAATCGCAAGCACTTGCGCTTCTCCTTCGCCGACATATGAGTCAAACTCAGCTTCATTTACTGTTAGATCATCATCTTCTTCTACATTCTTTTTAAGTAACGCTACGATAATAGCGGTTGTTAGAGAGCCCGCAATCGTACCAATGATGTAACCCATTTTTCCGTCGACAACGGGTAGCACGATCCAGCCACCCCATGGAGCGTGGTTGATAACGTTAAACATGAATCCAGTGACGTTACCAACTATGCCACCAGCAACAATCGAAGGAATGACTCGGATTGGATCGGCAGCGGCGAAAGGTATTGCTCCTTCAGTAATACCAATCATGCCCATGATACCTGCTGCTTTGCCTGCTTCTTTCTCAAACTTTTTGAACTTTTTAGGGAAGAGAATCGTTGCTAAGAACATTCCGAGAGGAGGTGTACAAATTGCAATCCCAACACCACCCATAAGCCAAGGTTGAGTGTTAACCTGAGTTTGGGCAAACAAGGTGGCGACTTTGTTGATAGGTCCACCCATATCAAACGCAGTCATTGCACCAAGAATGGTACCTAGCATGATTTTACCTGCTCCAGCCATGCTGGCTAACCAGTGGTTTAGCCCAGACATCATTAGAGCTATAGGTTGGCCAAATACCCACATCACCGCTGCACAAACGATAAAAGTACCGACAAGTGGATAGATAAAAATGGAACCGAGAGATGTCATGGTGTCAGGCAGCTTGATTCTCTTTAGCTGAGAGACGACGAAGCCTGCAAAGAAGCCAACAATAATAGCCCCTAGGAAACCCGTGTGGTAGTTCTGTACAGCAATCCATGATCCGATCATGCCTGGAGCTAAGCCCGGTTTGTCTGCAATCGAGTAGGATATGTAACCGCCAAGTACTGCGGTAAATAAGGTTAAGCCAGCAATACCCATGGTTGCGATGTCTTTTAACATTCCGCTATCTGGTACCGCCCCTTTACCTGAAATCATGACTGAAAGTGATAATAAAACACCACCAGCGACGATAAATGGAATCATATGCGACGTTCCGTAGAGTAGGTGCTCTTTAGTACGGCTCACTCTTGCTTTGAAATCGCTGGTTTTTTGTGGCTGCTGTTCAATATGTTCAGGCTTTTTATCCTTATGTTGAGTATGTTCGACTTTGTTTGTAGTCAGCAACTGTAGGGCTTCTGCTTGTGTTTTGGCAGCTTTGAGTTCGTCGATAAAACCATCTTCAACAAGCTTACTGGATATTTGTGCTAAGACTTCAATGTGATGGTTATCTTCACCATTTGGAGATGCAAGCATAAAGAAAACACTAGAGGGTTCACCGTCTTCCGCTCCGTATTCAATTCCGTGTCGACTAATTCCTACAGCGACCGCAGGTTGCGCAACATACTCACTTTTTGCATGGGGGATAGCGATACCATCTTCGAAGCCAGTATTACCAATTTCTTCTCTTTCCCAGACATCTTGTAGATATTTGTTTTTATCTGAGAGCTTACCTGCTTGATACAAGATATCAGCCATTTCATTCAGCACTTCGCTTTTTGTTTTGGCCGCTAGGTCTAAGCAGATCAAATCTTTGTTTATTAGAGATTGGATTTCCATGATTCACTCACGTATTGGAATAATTGGGCACATTATTCATAGTGGTGATGTAAATAAAAACTAGAGGAGAGAAGCATTTACTGGAGTATTGTATCACTTAAGGCTTTTTGTGATTTAGACCAACCAGCAATGACATCTTTTTAGAATTATAGTAATAAAACTATCAATTTATAAAGGGGGTGAAACATTGATGACTATTGAACAAATAGCCCTTATTGACGTAAAACGATAAGGGCCGAGAGTCTTACGCTAGTTTTAAGTTTACAGTTTGTCGATATTGAACAATGTCTTCGATAGTGAGAACTGGCATTTTGTGTAGTTTGGCAAACTCTACCACCTCAGGTGTTTTTGCCATGCTGCCATCTGGGTTAGTCAACTCGCAAAGTATTCCTGCAGGTTGCAACCCTGCCATTTGCATAAGGTCAATGGTACCTTCTGTATGGCCGCGACGAGATAAAACACCTCCAGTTCGGGCACGCAATGGGAATACATGCCCAGGGTGAGCAAGGTCTTCTGGGCGAGCTTGCTCATTAATTGCAGTTTTAATGGTCGTTACTCTGTCCTTTGCCGACACGCCAGTTGTAACTCCAGTTCTAGCCTCAATCGATACGGTGAAAGCCGTTTGATTAGCGCTAGTGTTGTTGGACACCATAGGTGGGAGTTTCAGCTTATGTGCTTGCTGATCAGTTAAGCACAAGCAAACAATGCCGCTACACTCTCGAATCATAAGTGCCATTTGCTC contains the following coding sequences:
- the ribB gene encoding 3,4-dihydroxy-2-butanone-4-phosphate synthase → MNQISLLSIFGDPITRVENALQAIKQGHGVLLLDDENRENEGDLIYSAEYITDEQMALMIRECSGIVCLCLTDQQAHKLKLPPMVSNNTSANQTAFTVSIEARTGVTTGVSAKDRVTTIKTAINEQARPEDLAHPGHVFPLRARTGGVLSRRGHTEGTIDLMQMAGLQPAGILCELTNPDGSMAKTPEVVEFAKLHKMPVLTIEDIVQYRQTVNLKLA
- the hrpA gene encoding ATP-dependent RNA helicase HrpA — encoded protein: MASLRSALNECMLRDRFRLSKRIQGASKIKKPEAKAAVFDEIALDIAKSISEAETRGATKHFIDYPAILPVSQKKQDIADAISNNQVVIIAGETGSGKTTQIPKICVELGRGKYGLIGHTQPRRLAARSVANRIAEEMKCSLGSSVGYKVRFNDQVSESTQVKLMTDGILLAEIQHDRYLNQYDTIIIDEAHERSLNIDFILGYLKELMPRRPDLKIIITSATIDPERFSKHFKNAPIIEVSGRTYPVETRYKPLKGEDDSDRDQLEGIFDAVDELCDEGLGDILIFMNGEREIRDTADALSKRNLRDTEIVPLYARLSAGEQNKIFQPHSGRRIVLATNVAETSLTVPGIKYVIDPGTARISRYSYRTKVQRLPIEPISQASANQRKGRCGRVEEGICIRLYSEEDFESRPEFTDPEILRTNLASVILQMTSIGLGDIQAFPFVEAPDNKNIQDGVRLLEELGAISATKGSDTKSKSQHKLTSTGRQLARLPIDPRLARMVIEAPKYGCLKEIMVITSALSIQDPRERPSDKQQSSDDKHRRFFHEDSDFMTFVNLWNYLQKQQKELSGNQFRKQCKQEYLNYLRVREWQDVYFQIHQVVRELNFKMNDEAGSYDGIHCSLLVGLLSHIGLKDQEKNHYLGARNARFHIFPASGLFKKQPKWVMSAELVETSKLWGRIIAKIQPEWVEPLAKHLIKRSHSEPHWSKKRAAVMAYEKVMLYGIPIVAKRLVNYGNIDAATSREIFLRSALVEGEWETKHSFFKQNRKLLQEVEELEHKSRRRDILVDDEELFQFYDQRVSTEVVSGRHFDTWWKKASKENKELLNFEKEMLFKGDASHVTELDYPNFWHQNGLKLKLSYQFEPGDDSDGVTVHIPLPILNQVEPAGFDWQIPGLRHELVVCLIKSLPKPVRKNFVPAPNYADAFIAKATPLEAPLLDSLEKELRRMTGVEVMREDWNFEQVPEHLKVTFRAVDHRNRKLKENKDLFELKESLKDKVQETLSKVADDDIEQKGLSTWSFGELPKVYTQKRGGYDVKAYPAIVDGKDSVEVKLFETEHEQLLEMKAGQRRLILLNVPSPIKYLHANLPNKSKLGLYFNPYGKVLDLIDDCIACGIDKLIEEKGGLVWLPEEFEQLKEHVRAELNETVVDIAKQVETVLTTAFQINKKLKGKIDFTMAFALSDIKAQIEGLIFKGFATQSGWRKLPDILRYLKAVEKRMEKLPIDPNKDRLHMLKIEAVANDYRELQNKIPKGVAVPENVKAIRWMLEELRVSYFAQQLGTPYPISDKRIKIAIEEC
- a CDS encoding class I SAM-dependent methyltransferase; protein product: MNYDKEYDVNGIVQFDAATELLKLIPTNAKRVLDVGCGSGRVTSRIQDYTSAEKLLAIDQSQQMIHEASLAYSHTSISFTHCPIESFNDGFQENGTAGFDLVTSNSSFQWFRDHTLALKNIRNSLSDKGRFVVQTPCRENWCPTIVNMIERFFSECHPELKPYHHFPCMHLEDVESYQQLFEENGFEVTDIYMKEFQYNLSPSDFVRVFKSGAYKVYSYQEWFTTELPKRYSTDLLTYVERFAKSQDQISITMPRVFASMVKAF
- a CDS encoding porin family protein — its product is MKKTLLALALLGCSATASAESLIYGGVDVGSSDLGGDSSTSYGVHVGTSLSMIPFLGLEAGYQDFGKFDSSNYDNTSGELKANTKYIALRPSLELGPLQVYAKAGLHDYEIEATSGSYNQSEVDGFYGIGAKYSIMGPLTVGASYNNFNFKNADMKSYNVSLSFHFL
- a CDS encoding fructose-specific PTS transporter subunit EIIC encodes the protein MEIQSLINKDLICLDLAAKTKSEVLNEMADILYQAGKLSDKNKYLQDVWEREEIGNTGFEDGIAIPHAKSEYVAQPAVAVGISRHGIEYGAEDGEPSSVFFMLASPNGEDNHHIEVLAQISSKLVEDGFIDELKAAKTQAEALQLLTTNKVEHTQHKDKKPEHIEQQPQKTSDFKARVSRTKEHLLYGTSHMIPFIVAGGVLLSLSVMISGKGAVPDSGMLKDIATMGIAGLTLFTAVLGGYISYSIADKPGLAPGMIGSWIAVQNYHTGFLGAIIVGFFAGFVVSQLKRIKLPDTMTSLGSIFIYPLVGTFIVCAAVMWVFGQPIALMMSGLNHWLASMAGAGKIMLGTILGAMTAFDMGGPINKVATLFAQTQVNTQPWLMGGVGIAICTPPLGMFLATILFPKKFKKFEKEAGKAAGIMGMIGITEGAIPFAAADPIRVIPSIVAGGIVGNVTGFMFNVINHAPWGGWIVLPVVDGKMGYIIGTIAGSLTTAIIVALLKKNVEEDDDLTVNEAEFDSYVGEGEAQVLAITACPSGVAHTFLAAKCLEKAAYQLGVKIKVETQGANGTNNKISKADVAGAQFVIFAHDVAIKDKERFAHLPSIDVGTKEAMHNAESLILSKLENTESTPVLATS